The Fusarium graminearum PH-1 chromosome 2, whole genome shotgun sequence genome includes a region encoding these proteins:
- a CDS encoding isotrichodermin C-15 hydroxylase: MFQYSLWPLLALSGGTAVAYFLVMLVYNLFFHPLRNYPGPWLNTMTQIPHTLLMLCGLPHKRHLALHMKYGPVVRIGPNMLSFNHPDAMKDVRGHRKSGEAEHGKDPIIVLSNGDNIVGSDRENHTRFRRALAYGFSAQAMLEQEPTFKAYVNQLFQRLHEQSSSGIKPVDISKWYTFTTFDMIGDLAFGESFGCLDNSTYHPWVALAFESLKSLAFMAEMGRYPRIAPYIGFLLPRGLLTKFAENKELASMKVRKRLDTETDRPDFVGKITQGLKAKGSRMEFNELASNASVLIVAGSETTATLLSAAVYFLCSNPRTLELLTQEVRSTYTQADAIDLVSTQGLRYMQAVLDEALRMYPPVAGGGSPRKIAKGGSFVAGYFVPEDTLVENDMWAMHYDPKYFTRPNDFIPERWLGDARFSSDRLDAVKPFSIGPRNCIGMNLAYAEMRMMLARTVWEFDIRLAESSRDWYQDSRVYLAWNKPPLNVYLDPR; this comes from the exons ATGTTTCAATACTCCCTGTGGCccttgttggccttgtcagGTGGCACA GCGGTTGCATATTTTTTGGTGATGCTCGTATACAACCTCTTTTTTCACCCCCTGCGAAACTATCCAGGACCTTGGCTTAATACCATGACACAAATCCCCCACACACTCCTCATGCTTTGTGGACTTCCTCACAAGAGACATCTTGCCCTTCATATGAAGTATGGTCCAGTTGTCCGTATTGGGCCAAACATGCTCTCGTTCAACCACCCGGACGCCATGAAGGATGTTCGCGGCCATCGCAAGTCTGGTGAGGCTGAACATGGCAAGGACCCAATCATAGTACTGTCAAATGGTGACAACATTGTTGGTAGTGATCGAGAGAATCATACTCGTTTCCGCCGTGCTCTAGCATATGGCTTCTCCGCCCAGGCCATGCTTGAACAAGAGCCTACCTTCAAAGCATATGTCAATCAGCTATTCCAGCGTCTCCATGAGCAGTCATCCAGTGGTATAAAGCCTGTTGACATTTCTAAATGGTATACCTTTACGACATTTGACATGATCGGTGACTTGGCATTTGGAGAGTCTTTCGGTTGTCTTGATAACTCTACTTACCACCCCTGGGTTGCTCTGGCCTTTGAGAgtctcaagagtcttgctTTTATGGCCGAGATGGGTCGATATCCAAGAATTGCTCCGTACATTGGTTTTTTGCTTCCTCGGGGTCTTCTTACCAAGTTTGCAGAGAACAAAGAGCTCGCCAGCATGAAGGTGCGCAAGCGACTTGACACGGAAACAGACAGACCAGATTTCGTGGGCAAGATCACACAAGGGCTGAAAGCCAAAGGATCT AGAATGGAGTTTAACGAGCTTGCATCGAACGCCTCGGTTTTGATCGTAGCTGGTTCTGAGACAACTGCTACGTTGCTCTCTGCAGCCGTCTACTTCCTATGCTCCAATCCACGCACGCTGGAACTTTTGACACAAGAGGTCCGGTCTACATACACACAAGCGGATGCTATTGACCTTGTATCTACACAGGGACTACGGTACATGCAGGCAGTGCTAGATGAGGCTCTACGCATGTACCCACCTGTAGCAGGGGGAGGCTCACCACGGAAGATCGCCAAAGGCGGCAGTTTTGTTGCCGGTTACTTTGTTCCGGAGGAC ACCTTGGTTGAGAACGACATGTGGGCAATGCACTACGACCCCAAGTACTTCACCCGACCAAACGACTTCATTCCAGAGCGTTGGCTCGGAGATGCGCGTTTCAGTAGTGACCGACTGGATGCGGTCAAGCCATTCTCAATCGGACCACGGAATTGTATTGGTATGAA CCTTGCCTACGCAGAGATGCgcatgatgctggcaagaacAGTTTGGGAGTTTGACATTCGCCTTGCCGAAAGTAGCCGCGATTGGTACCAAGATAGCAGAGTATATCTTGCATGGAACAAGCCTCCACTGAATGTGTACCTTGACCCAAGGTGA